From the Sphingobium yanoikuyae genome, the window TACGGTCAGATAATGGCGCCGAATTTATCGCCAATGCCGTCCAGCAATGGCTGCGGCAGATCGGCGTGAAGACGCTCTACATCGCGCCGGGATCGCCATGGGAGAATGGCTATAATGAAAGCTTCAATGGGTCGCTGCGCGACGAACTGCTCAATGGTGAAATCTTCTACAGCCTCGCCGAGGCCAGGGTGCTGATCGAAGCCTGGCGGCGGCATTACAACACCGTCCGCCCGCACAGCAGTCTTGGCTATCGGCCACCGGCACCAGAAACGGCGACACCGCCATATCCGGCCTCCGGTTCCGCTTCGCTCCACCTCCGTCCGGATATGGCGGCGATGAGCTTAATGCACTAACAAACCAATCGGTCCACTCGGTGGGGGCAGATCAATACCACCTGTCCAGCCTGACGGGTCAGGCACAACAGCAGGTCGAACTCGCGCCGGCTGCAATCGAGCGGCTTCCCCTCGATCTGCGCCGTCCGGGCACGAATGTCGATCGTCAGCGATCCCAGCGACAGGCGCTCGGTATCGCGGCCTTCGCGACGCCGAACCATGACCGCCAGCCGCGCCAGCAATTCCTCGAAGGAAAAAGGCTTGGTCAGATAATCATCGGCGCCGCAGCGAAACCCCTCCAGCTTCTCGTCCAGGCTGGCGCGCGCGGTCAGCATACAGATCGGCAGATCGACACCGTCCTGCCGCACCTCACGGCACAGGTCGGCCCCGTCCATGTCGGGCAGGCCAAGATCCAGGATCGCGGCATGGAACAGGCCGGATGCCAGTCGTGGACGGGCCCGCCGTCCCGATGTCTGCCATTCCACCATATAGCCTTCGGCCATCAATCCGCGATGGACGAAGCGGCCGATGCCCGGATCATCTTCCACCAGCAGGATGTTCATGACACCACCGGCAAGGTCAGCGACACGCACAGGCCCTCCCTCATACGGTGATTGGCAGCATCCAGATGGCCGCCATGCCGCTCCGCGATCCATCGCGCGAGCGCAAGCCCGAGCCCGGTGCCGCCCCGGCTGCGTCCGACATCAGCCTGGAAATAGGGATCGAAAATCCTGGCCAGATCGGCCTCCGCTACGCCCGGACCATCGTCCCTGATCGCGATGCGCGCGCGATCGCCGTCCGATCGCATATCCAGCCGGATCATGCCCTCGGGCGGCGAGAATTTTATGCCATTATCGATGATGGCAACGAGGGCCTGGCGCAATCGATCAGGATCGCCAACGATCGGCACCGCATCGCTTGCCGCTTCAAGTTGAAGCCCGATACCACTTGATCGGGCGAAGGGGGCCACCATGGCATGGGCCTCGCGCAGCACGAGGGCAAGGTCGATCGGCCGGGGCGCGACCGACAAGGCGCCGTCTTCCGCCTGGGCCAGCGCCAGCAGGTCGTCCAGCCGCCGATGGAGGAACTGGCCGCTGTCGACGATATGGACCAGCGCGTCCTCCAGTGCAGCGCGATTCTCCGGCCGGCGCAGCGCCACTTCTGCTTCACCGCGCATCACGGTGACGGGCGTGCGCAGTTCATGGCTGACCTTGGACAGGAACAGCCGACGCCGGCCATCGATATCGCGTAGCCATTGATTGGCCTGTTCCAGGGCCGTCGTGCGGGTGGCCACCTGCGTCTCGATCGCTTCCGCCATATCGTTGAACTGGGCGGCCAGATGCTGTAGTTCGTGCAGCCCCTGCAGCCGAACGCGTGCAGGGCCCCGTTCTGCCCTGAGCCTGTCTGTGCCATCGATGAGCGCAGCGATGGGCGCCACGATGCCGCGCCACAGCAGCCAGCCGGTTGCGCCACACAGCAGCAGGATGAAAAGCGCCACGCTGCCGATCAGCCGGCCGCTCCAGCGCTGCGCCTGCGCGATCGATTGCGCGGCCTCCCGCGCCTCCCCCTGTTCCCGGACGGCGATGTCATGCGACAGAGCGCGTGCCGCCCTCCATCCCGCCCGATCGGAATTGCCTATGATCCCGGCGAGTTCTAGCGCCCTTGCCCATTCATGGGTTTGCTGGGCCTGACTTTCCGCGTCGGTTTCGATCAGGTGCCGTTCGTTTTCAATACTGCCCAGATAGGCTCGCATGCCGACTGCAATGGCCTGATCCATGGCAACATGCTGTGACCGATCGGCCAGTTGCCGGGCGACGATGTCCGCCTCCAGCCGGGTAACCAGCAGCGCCTGATGCTGGGCCATTTCGATCCGCGAAAGCAACCGAGCGGCGAGCCTGTGATGCCAGATAGATGTCGCGATCAACACAGCGAGCGACAATATCAGCGCCAATGCGCCCGCGACCATCGCCTTCCTGAAGCTCACCGGCACCTCCCCGATGCGCTGTCATCCGCACCTGCATGGATGCCGAACATAATGGGCCAGGCCGCGCGGTTGGATCATACTTTGGTCCAATAAGGTTTCCGACCCAAACTGGCCGTTCAAGGGGCGATTTTTGATCCCCATGAGCAGACGGTCAGGTTTTCCGCTCCAACCACGCGTCAAGCCAATCTCGGAATGCCAGCTTCCATTTCGCAATTGGTCCCAAGCTGCCCTTAAGCCTGACGATTGAAGCATCGGGAGTTATCGATGGCTTGTTGACTGGTTTGATTGCATCGGATAATTACGATGCATGAACACCAGCGATGCACTCTTGATACTCTCCGCTCTCGGCCATCCTACGCGGCTCGATGCGTTCCGCCTGTTGATCCGACATGAGCCTGATGGCCTGTCGACCGGCGAATTGGTGGATGCATCGGGATTGACCCAGAGCACGTTTTCAACGCATCTGGCCGTGATGGTGAAGGCCGGCCTAGTGCTTTCCGAGAAGCGTGGCCGCCAACAAATTCAGCGCGCCAACCTCGATGCGCTGCGCGGACTGATGATCTATCTGGCCAAGGATTGCTGCCAGGGGCGCGCCGAACTGTGCGAGCCGCTGCTGGCCGAACTGACCTGCTGCTGAAGAGGCGATAATGACCGATATCGTGATCTACCATAACCCGCTTTGCGGGACCTCTCGTAATGCCCTGGCCATGATCCGCAATGCGGGCATCGAGCCCCACATTGTCGAATATCTGAAGACGCCGCCAAGCCGTGCGCGGCTGGTTGAGCTCATCGAGCGGGCCGGCATTACTCCGCGCGCTCTGCTGCGCGAGAAGGGAACGCCTTATGCCGAACTGGGCCTCGGCGACGAGACCTTGACGGACGAGGCATTGGTCGACGCGATGATGGAGCATCCGATCCTCATCAATCGGCCGCTCGTCGTGTCGCCGCTGGGCGTGAAGCTCTGCCGCCCGTCCGAAGAAGTGTTGGATTTGCTGCCGACCGAGCAGCGCAGCACGTTCGTCAAGGAAGACGGCGAAGTTGTGGAAGCGACCCGGCGATGACCCTTTCGGTTCGCAGCGCAACGATCGGCGATGCTGAGGCCATTGCCGCCATCTATGCGCATCATGTCCTGAATGGCACGGCGACCTACGAGGTGGTGCCACCGACCGAGGCCGAGACCGTAGAGAAGATACGAATGGTGAGCGAACGGGGCTGGCCGTTCCTTGTTGTCTGTGATGGATCAGCGGTAGTGGGCTACGCTTACGCCACGCAGTTCCGCGATCGACCAGCTTATGCCTATGCCTGCGAGAACAGCATCTACGTGGCGCACGACCGGTGCGGCGGCGGCATCGGCAAACTGTTGCTCAAAGCGTTGCTGCAGGCAGCTGAAGCCTATGGCTTTCGGCAGATGGTCGCCGTTATCGGCGGCGGCGAACCTGGCTCGGTAGCGCTACACGAAGCCTGCGGGTTCGAGCATGTCGGCCGCCTGACCGGCATGGGCTGGAAGGCCGGGCGTTGGCTCGACACGGTTTACATGCAGGTCGCCTTGGGTGGCGGCACCACGACCGTGCCTGTCGCTTCCTGGAAGGACTGAGGCCATGTCACTGTTCGAGCGCTATCTCTCGCTGTGGGTGGCTCTGTGCATCGTGATCGGGATCGGTCTCGGCCATTTGCTCCCCGGCGCCTTCGAGGCAATCGCAGCGTTGGAGATCGCTAACGTCAACCTCGTGGTGGCGGGCCTGATCTGGCTGATGATAATCCCCATGCTGCTGCGGGTCGATTTCGGCGCGCTCCATAGCCTTAGGCAGCACTGGCGCGGCATTGGCGTTACCCTTGTGGTGAACTGGGCGATCAAGCCATTCTCGATGGCGCTGCTCGGCACCTTCTTCCTCGGCCATCTGTTCGCACCGATGCTGCCTGAAGGTGCATCGTCGTCCTACATTGCCGGGTTGATCCTGTTGGCTGCAGCGCCTTGCACCGCGATGGTCTTCGTCTGGTCCAACCTCGTCGACGGCGAACCGAACTACACCTTGAGCCAGGTCGCGCTCAACGACCTGATCATGGTCTTTGCCTTCGCGCCGCTGGTGGCTCTGCTGCTGGGTGTGGCATCGATCATCGTCCCGTGGAACACGCTGGCGCTATCGGTGGGGCTCTACATCGTCGTCCCGGTGGTCATCTCGCAACTACTCCGTCGAGCCCTCCTTCGCGGCGGTGAGAAGCGGCTCCAGCATTTCCTGTCCGCCATCGGCCCGATCAGCCTTGCCAGCTTGCTGCTGACGCTGGTGCTGCTGTTCGGCTTTCAGGGCGAGCAGATCATCCGACAGCCACTCGTGATCGTGTTGATTGCCGTGCCGATCCTGTTTCAGGTCTATCTTAATGCCAGCATCGCCTACTGGCTCAGCCGCCGCTTTGGCGTGGCATGGTGCGTCGCCGGCCCTTCGGCGTTGATCGGTGCCTCCAACTTCTTCGAACTGGCTGTGGCCGCCGCCATCAGCCTCTTTGGCCTCAGTTCCGGCGCCGCGCTGGCGACGGTCGTGGGCGTGCTGGTCGAAGTACCGGTGATGCTGTCGATCGTCGCCTTGTTGAAGCGGACCCGCCGTTGGTACGAGAAAGGGATTTCCGCATGAGACTGCGCGAGCTCGCCACCCCCGATCATCTTCCTGCTATGGACAAGGCTTTCGCGTTGGCTCGTCCCGCCGCTGGCCTTGGCCCGGACCAACCGCCCCCGCGCATTATGCTGCTCTACGGCTCGCTGCGGGAACGCTCGTTTTCACGCCTAGCCGTGGAAGAGGCGGCGCGCCTGCTTCAATTCTTCGGCGCCGAGACCCGCATTTTTGATCCCAGTGACCTGCCGCTGCCCGATCAGATAGCGGGAGACGACCACCCGGCAGTGCACGAACTGCGCGAGCACGCACTGTGGTCGGAAGGCATGGTCTGGTGCAGCCCCGAGCGGCATGGTCAGATCACCGGCATCATGAAGACGCAGATCGACCATCTGCCGCTGCAAATGCGCGGGATGAGGCCGACGCAGGGACGAACCCTTGCTGTCATGCAAGTGTCCGGGGGCTCGCAATCCTTCAACGCCGTCAATTCGCTGCGCTTGCTAGGCCGCTGGATGCGGATGTTCACGATCCCCAATCAGTCGTCGGTGGCGATGGCGTACAAGGAGTTCGGTGAGGACGGTCGCATGCGGGCATCAAGCTATTATGATCGCATTGTCGACGTAATGGAGGAACTGGTGCGCTTCACTGTCTTGATGCGTCCGCATGCCGGTCAGCTGGTCGACCGCTATTCCGAACGCAAGGAGGCTGGGCTTCCGGTTGATAACGCAGCGGACCACTCCGCAATCGCAATCATGCCTCAATCCTGATTTTCGCCCTGATGATCGAATGACCGGTTCTGGATCGGAGCCTGACGAACATGAATGACTGGGATGGGCGGTGGGTTCAACGGGTGGCGGCAACACAAGCTTGGAAACGCTCTGCGGGCGTTTGATATTCGAGCGTTTTCCTTGGCCGTTCGTTGAGTTGCCGTGCAACGGCACTCAGCTTGGCCTGGCTGTATAGCGACAGATCAGTTCCTCTGGGGAAATATTGTCGCAGCAGGCGGTTGGTGTTTTCGTTGGAGCCACGCTGCCAAGGCGATTGGGGGTCGCAGAAATAGACTTCGACATCGGTAGCCAGTGAGAGGCGCGGATGATCGGCCAGTTCCTTGCCGCGATCCCAGGTGAGCGACTTGTAGAGTTCGCGCGGCAGGCGCTGCGTCTGCCTGATCAGCGCCGACACGACGCTCCTGGTGTCCTTGTTGGCGACCTTGACCAGCATCACATAGCGCGAATGCCGTTCGACCAGCGTGGCGATGTAGCTGTTCTTCGTGCCGCCGATCAGATCGCCTTCCCAGTGGCCGGGAATGGCGCGATCCTCGACCGAGGCGGGACGCTCGCTAATCGACACGGCATCCTTGATCTGTCCGAGGCCATTGCGCTTGAGGCTGGCGTGCCGCGACCTGCGGATGGTGCGCCGGGCGCGCAGATGCTCCAGCAGTTCTTTCTTCAGAACCCCGCGTGCCTGTATGTACAGGCTTCTGTAGATGGTCTCGTGCGACACCTGCCTATGGGGCTCCTTGGGAAAGCTGCGCCTGAGCCACCCCGCAATCTGTTCCGGTGACCATTTGCGGCGCAGCTTGGCCGATACTGCCTGTGCCAGTGACGGCGAGCAAGCCAGCTTGCAGGGCTTGGGCCGCAAGGCACGGTCCCATGCCGCCTGATCGGACGCCGTCGCCCGATATCGTGCAACACCGCCATTACGCCTGACTTCGCGACTGATCGTCGAGGGCGAGCGACCCAGTCGCCGTGCTATCGCACGCAACGGTTCGCTGACGCTCAGGCCCCGCGATATCTCCTCCCGCTCGGCAAGGCTCAGCGCACGACTGCCACGCTTGCGATCGGCGGGCCGGATGCCGCCGGTCGGCGAAATCACCGAAAATACCGACGATGACGCTCGATCAAACCTGCGCCCGATCGAACTCATCGATTCCCCGCGCTGCCAACGATCCCATATCTCCGCTCGCTGGCTCGCCGTGTAATAGATCCGACGACGCTGCTTCATCGCGACACTCCATCTTCCTCAAAAGATTAAAGTGTTGCCGCCACCCGTTGAACCCACCGCGCATCTCGGCTGTTGACCCTTTGTCGACATCAGGCGTCAATTCCGCATGCCCAGGCGCGGATTGTCCGGTAACCGACAGGTCGCAATCAATTCGAGTCGTTCTGCGGGTAAAGTTTGAGCGTATGCCTGCGACGACGGCGGCCATTCGCAAGCAATCTTGGCATGAGACCATCGAGCGTCAGGGGGCAACAGTTTCATTCCTGTTTTCGAGCGGATGATGGCCGAGCATCCCAACTTCGGACGAGTTCGATCTTGCCCGGCGCTTACCGATCGAGTGCTTACGTGAGGCGTCCAGCCGCAAAGTCGCGCGCGAGGGCAATGAATGCCTGGAAGGCTGCAGAGGAATTACGCCGGTTTGAATAATAGAGGCACAGCGGTGCCAGCGGCGGCGTCCAGTCCTCCAGGATGCGAATGAGCCGACCTGAGGCGATGTCCTCGCGCACATCGGTCTCCATGAAATAGCCGATCCCAACGCCGCTCGTCACCGCGATCCGGGCAAGCGAGGCTTCGTCGAGGGTGACCGGACCCTCGACGGCCAGTTGCAATTCCTCCCCGTCCTTCTCGAACCGCCAACGGAACAGAGCGCCATTGGGAAGTCGCACCCGCACGCAAGGATAGATGAGCAGGTCCTGCGGCGCTTGCGGAATGGGCTTGTCTTCAAAAAGGGCAGGGGACGCGGCGACCGCCATGCGCCGGGTCTGCCCCAGCGGTATGGCGATCGCGTCGCTCGGCACAAGGTCCGCACTGCGCACGCCTAGATCGAAGCCGGCCGCCACGACGTCGATGAGCCGCCCCTCGGTGACGATGTCGACATGAACCTGGGGGTAGCGCTGCAGATAGGTCAGCACCAGCGGCACCATGATCTCGCGCGCCGCTGTTGCGAACGCATTGATGCGCAACGTGCCGGACGGCGTCTCCTGCTGGGAGCGCGCGGCGTTCATCGCCTTCCGGATATCTTCGAGCGCCGATTTGATCTGCGCAACGAAGATCCGCCCCGCGTAGGTGAGGGAGACGCTGCGCGTGGTGCGATTGAACAGCCGCACGCCAAGCTCCCGTTCAAGCTTGCCCACGGCGTTGCTGACGGCGGTGGTCGACATGCCAAGATCGAGCGCGGCGGCGCGGAACGAACCGCACCGGACTATGGCGAGCACCGCCTCCAACTCGATCAGCGAATGACGCATCATTGTCCCGTTATTCGTGACACCCCATATCAATTTGTCACGATTATCAGGCGAAAAGTCCATCGCTAAATGGGTCTCATCACTGTTGAGGAGATGACCATGCCCGTGAACTTACCCAAACCGATCGCCGACTTCGTCGCCGCGAACGCCCGTCTCGATATGGATGGCATGATAGCGCCCTTCCTGGTCGACGCCGTCTTCATCGATAACGGCAAGCGCTTCGAGGGACAGGCGGCGATCCGCCAGCTGTTCGAAGAAGAAGTGATGCCGGTGAAGGCGATCTTCGAGCCCGACGCGGTTCGAAAAGAAGGTGGCGACATCATCCTTGAAGGTCTCGCCCGCGGCGATTTCCCGGGCAGCCCGCTCCGCTTCACCTACCGCTTCACGCTGAGCGACGGGGCCATCAAGATGTTAGAGACCACGGTATGAGCATCGCGGTCGATCCCATCGAGTTCGCTGGCAAGCGGGTGCTCGTCAGTGGCGGGACCAAGGGTCTCGGTCGCGCTACGGTCGAACGCTTCCTCGCCGGCGGGGCGCGGGTCATCACCGCCGCCCGCGCGATCAAGGATCCCATTGCGAGCGTCGACTATGTGGAGGCGGACCTGACAACGGCGGAAGGCGGTGAAGCGCTGGCCGCAGCGGCAATCGAGCGGCTGGGCGGCATCGACATCCTCGCCCATGTCGTGGGTGGCTCTCATGCGCCCGCAGGTGGCTTTGCCGCGCTAACCGATAAGGACTGGTTTGCCGCGCTCAATCTCAATCTGCTGGCGACAGTGCGGCTGGACCGCTTGCTGATACCGCAGATGATCGACCGCGGCCGAGGCTCCGTGGTCCACGTGACATCGATCCAGTCCGTCCTGCCACTGCCCGAGTCCACGACCGCCTACGCCGCCGCCAAGGCGGCTTTGAGAACGTACAGCAAGTCGATCTCGAAGGAACTCGGCCCCAAGGGCGTGCGGGTCAACGCCGTGTCGCCAGGCTGGATCATGACAGAGGCTGCGGGCGACTTCCTCGAAACGCTTCGTGCTGCCAGAGGCGGCACTACCGAGGATGCGCGACAGTCCGTGCTTGATGCCCTTGGCGGCATTTCGATCGGGCGCGGGGCCGAGCCGGATGAGGTCGCTGACCTGATTGCCTATCTTGCAGCCGACCGCGCTGCCGCGATCCACGGCGCCGAGTTCGTCATCGACGGCGGAACGATCAGTACCGTCTGATGCCACCGCCACGCTCCCGGCGAGCCTCAGCACGTTCATCGACCGTGCTGGGGCTTTTCACGTCGCTAGAGCGAATATTGCTGACGCGCGATGTCCGCCCCGCTCTCCGACGATCGCGCAAGGCGCGTGCTGGTTGTCCGTCGTCACCCTCGGCAGGATTTAACCGTCCGCGACCCGCAGATTTTGGATGCCATACACGGCGAGGGAGCCGTCCACGCCCCGACCCAAATAAGACCTTCAGCCTCGATTCTTTGATCAGCAGCTGCGGCCGGTCCGCTTTCCCATTCTGGACGCCCGGGTCTGGCCGGTAGACGACGGTCGCGTTTGGAGCGCAGATACAGAGATAGTTGCCTCTCAGCTGCGTCGCCTGCCGACCAAAGCCAGACGTTCCCATTCGCGCCGGTAGACGTCATATTCTGCTGGAAAGCGATCGATCGCGGTGGTTGGATCTGATGGTCAGTCCTCGCCTCGAACACACCTGCCCAATCACTACGTCGATCGGCACAATGTAATTCTAATCGATTATTTGAGCGAAACCGGCAACACCCTCCGGAGATGGTGCGCGTTTTGTCAGATGTAAGGGCGGGCGCAGATCGTCGACCTCACCCAGCCCCCCGAAAATCGCTTCCATCGTTCGGACACATAAAGCGACGCCCTCGTCGGCAAGCGTATACCAGACCAACTTGGCCTCCTTGCGCGTTTGAACGAGATTGGCGCGGCGCAATTCGCCGAGCTGCTGGCTTAGTGCTGGCTGAGCGATCTGGGTTGCTTCACCGATTTCCGACACGTTGCGCTCACCGCGCAACAGACAGGAGAGGATCATGAGGCGCTGAGGTTGCGCAAAGACCTTGAGCTTGTCGCATGCGACGGTCGCAGCATCGCGGTCCTCGTAAAATGCGGCCGTCATGGCGCGTCCACGAAGCGGCAGAACCAGTCCTCGCGATCTTCATCAATGTCGGATGGGGGACTGAGTAACGGTTTCCCTTCGCGCCATCCTTCAGGAGCCAGGGTTTGGGCATTGCTCACAGCCTTCAACGCTTTAAGCATCCGCAGCATCTCATCAACCGAACGCCCCACATTATGGGGATAGCAGGTAATCGCTCTAATGACGCCTTCAGGGTCGATGAAGAAAGTCGAGCGCATCGCCATGCTGTCGGCCGATTGCTCATCGATCATGCCATAGGCACGCCCGATCGCCATGCTCGGATCTTCAATTATGGGAAAGCGGACATCGGCGTCCAGCGTCACACGGATCGCCCGGACCCACGCCAAATGCGAGTAAAGGCTATCGACGGATAGCCCCAACAGTGACGTTTCGAGGGCTTCAAATTCCGACTGACGCCGGGCGAGTTCAGCGAATTCCGTGCTGCAGACGGGCGTGAAGTCTGCCGGATGGGAAAAAAAGAGGACCCAGCGTCCGCGCAGCTTGGAAAGCTGGATCTCGCCTCCCGTCGAGCGGGCGCGGAAATCCGGCGCGATCTCTCCAATGCGCGGTGACCGGCTCTCCGTTCTTTGTGCGATTTCCATAGCGCTTCCTTCGACACTCCCGCCCCTTGACGCAAGAGGGT encodes:
- a CDS encoding SDR family oxidoreductase, with product MSIAVDPIEFAGKRVLVSGGTKGLGRATVERFLAGGARVITAARAIKDPIASVDYVEADLTTAEGGEALAAAAIERLGGIDILAHVVGGSHAPAGGFAALTDKDWFAALNLNLLATVRLDRLLIPQMIDRGRGSVVHVTSIQSVLPLPESTTAYAAAKAALRTYSKSISKELGPKGVRVNAVSPGWIMTEAAGDFLETLRAARGGTTEDARQSVLDALGGISIGRGAEPDEVADLIAYLAADRAAAIHGAEFVIDGGTISTV
- a CDS encoding ArsR/SmtB family transcription factor; protein product: MNTSDALLILSALGHPTRLDAFRLLIRHEPDGLSTGELVDASGLTQSTFSTHLAVMVKAGLVLSEKRGRQQIQRANLDALRGLMIYLAKDCCQGRAELCEPLLAELTCC
- a CDS encoding LysR family transcriptional regulator → MMRHSLIELEAVLAIVRCGSFRAAALDLGMSTTAVSNAVGKLERELGVRLFNRTTRSVSLTYAGRIFVAQIKSALEDIRKAMNAARSQQETPSGTLRINAFATAAREIMVPLVLTYLQRYPQVHVDIVTEGRLIDVVAAGFDLGVRSADLVPSDAIAIPLGQTRRMAVAASPALFEDKPIPQAPQDLLIYPCVRVRLPNGALFRWRFEKDGEELQLAVEGPVTLDEASLARIAVTSGVGIGYFMETDVREDIASGRLIRILEDWTPPLAPLCLYYSNRRNSSAAFQAFIALARDFAAGRLT
- a CDS encoding peroxiredoxin, whose amino-acid sequence is MEIAQRTESRSPRIGEIAPDFRARSTGGEIQLSKLRGRWVLFFSHPADFTPVCSTEFAELARRQSEFEALETSLLGLSVDSLYSHLAWVRAIRVTLDADVRFPIIEDPSMAIGRAYGMIDEQSADSMAMRSTFFIDPEGVIRAITCYPHNVGRSVDEMLRMLKALKAVSNAQTLAPEGWREGKPLLSPPSDIDEDREDWFCRFVDAP
- a CDS encoding GNAT family N-acetyltransferase codes for the protein MTLSVRSATIGDAEAIAAIYAHHVLNGTATYEVVPPTEAETVEKIRMVSERGWPFLVVCDGSAVVGYAYATQFRDRPAYAYACENSIYVAHDRCGGGIGKLLLKALLQAAEAYGFRQMVAVIGGGEPGSVALHEACGFEHVGRLTGMGWKAGRWLDTVYMQVALGGGTTTVPVASWKD
- a CDS encoding IS30 family transposase, with protein sequence MKQRRRIYYTASQRAEIWDRWQRGESMSSIGRRFDRASSSVFSVISPTGGIRPADRKRGSRALSLAEREEISRGLSVSEPLRAIARRLGRSPSTISREVRRNGGVARYRATASDQAAWDRALRPKPCKLACSPSLAQAVSAKLRRKWSPEQIAGWLRRSFPKEPHRQVSHETIYRSLYIQARGVLKKELLEHLRARRTIRRSRHASLKRNGLGQIKDAVSISERPASVEDRAIPGHWEGDLIGGTKNSYIATLVERHSRYVMLVKVANKDTRSVVSALIRQTQRLPRELYKSLTWDRGKELADHPRLSLATDVEVYFCDPQSPWQRGSNENTNRLLRQYFPRGTDLSLYSQAKLSAVARQLNERPRKTLEYQTPAERFQACVAATR
- a CDS encoding ArsR/SmtB family transcription factor; protein product: MTAAFYEDRDAATVACDKLKVFAQPQRLMILSCLLRGERNVSEIGEATQIAQPALSQQLGELRRANLVQTRKEAKLVWYTLADEGVALCVRTMEAIFGGLGEVDDLRPPLHLTKRAPSPEGVAGFAQIID
- the arsC gene encoding arsenate reductase (glutaredoxin) (This arsenate reductase requires both glutathione and glutaredoxin to convert arsenate to arsenite, after which the efflux transporter formed by ArsA and ArsB can extrude the arsenite from the cell, providing resistance.), whose product is MTDIVIYHNPLCGTSRNALAMIRNAGIEPHIVEYLKTPPSRARLVELIERAGITPRALLREKGTPYAELGLGDETLTDEALVDAMMEHPILINRPLVVSPLGVKLCRPSEEVLDLLPTEQRSTFVKEDGEVVEATRR
- a CDS encoding sensor histidine kinase — encoded protein: MSFRKAMVAGALALILSLAVLIATSIWHHRLAARLLSRIEMAQHQALLVTRLEADIVARQLADRSQHVAMDQAIAVGMRAYLGSIENERHLIETDAESQAQQTHEWARALELAGIIGNSDRAGWRAARALSHDIAVREQGEAREAAQSIAQAQRWSGRLIGSVALFILLLCGATGWLLWRGIVAPIAALIDGTDRLRAERGPARVRLQGLHELQHLAAQFNDMAEAIETQVATRTTALEQANQWLRDIDGRRRLFLSKVSHELRTPVTVMRGEAEVALRRPENRAALEDALVHIVDSGQFLHRRLDDLLALAQAEDGALSVAPRPIDLALVLREAHAMVAPFARSSGIGLQLEAASDAVPIVGDPDRLRQALVAIIDNGIKFSPPEGMIRLDMRSDGDRARIAIRDDGPGVAEADLARIFDPYFQADVGRSRGGTGLGLALARWIAERHGGHLDAANHRMREGLCVSLTLPVVS
- a CDS encoding response regulator transcription factor yields the protein MRVADLAGGVMNILLVEDDPGIGRFVHRGLMAEGYMVEWQTSGRRARPRLASGLFHAAILDLGLPDMDGADLCREVRQDGVDLPICMLTARASLDEKLEGFRCGADDYLTKPFSFEELLARLAVMVRRREGRDTERLSLGSLTIDIRARTAQIEGKPLDCSRREFDLLLCLTRQAGQVVLICPHRVDRLVC
- the arsB gene encoding ACR3 family arsenite efflux transporter; protein product: MSLFERYLSLWVALCIVIGIGLGHLLPGAFEAIAALEIANVNLVVAGLIWLMIIPMLLRVDFGALHSLRQHWRGIGVTLVVNWAIKPFSMALLGTFFLGHLFAPMLPEGASSSYIAGLILLAAAPCTAMVFVWSNLVDGEPNYTLSQVALNDLIMVFAFAPLVALLLGVASIIVPWNTLALSVGLYIVVPVVISQLLRRALLRGGEKRLQHFLSAIGPISLASLLLTLVLLFGFQGEQIIRQPLVIVLIAVPILFQVYLNASIAYWLSRRFGVAWCVAGPSALIGASNFFELAVAAAISLFGLSSGAALATVVGVLVEVPVMLSIVALLKRTRRWYEKGISA
- a CDS encoding nuclear transport factor 2 family protein, giving the protein MPVNLPKPIADFVAANARLDMDGMIAPFLVDAVFIDNGKRFEGQAAIRQLFEEEVMPVKAIFEPDAVRKEGGDIILEGLARGDFPGSPLRFTYRFTLSDGAIKMLETTV
- the arsH gene encoding arsenical resistance protein ArsH, whose product is MRLRELATPDHLPAMDKAFALARPAAGLGPDQPPPRIMLLYGSLRERSFSRLAVEEAARLLQFFGAETRIFDPSDLPLPDQIAGDDHPAVHELREHALWSEGMVWCSPERHGQITGIMKTQIDHLPLQMRGMRPTQGRTLAVMQVSGGSQSFNAVNSLRLLGRWMRMFTIPNQSSVAMAYKEFGEDGRMRASSYYDRIVDVMEELVRFTVLMRPHAGQLVDRYSERKEAGLPVDNAADHSAIAIMPQS